In Nonomuraea muscovyensis, the following proteins share a genomic window:
- a CDS encoding D-alanyl-D-alanine carboxypeptidase family protein, whose amino-acid sequence MRIGAFLGSAVLALVVGLVSPVGAARAADVPAVGAKTAYVIDSAGTIHYAKRQTRRVPVASLVKVMTAYVVLREARLSDRIEVTAADVRYAASNGAATAALAKGERLTVRDLLYGLMLPSGADAANALARRYGPGKAAFVAKMNATARRLGLNDTNYTNADGMPSPAGSYSTAFDQVKLAKVALDNSTFRTVVSREVHKVAKSSMQRAHTWRNTNKLLQSADGVLGVKTGYTNAAGFCLLFAGERGGRRVIGVLLGDQDARRFSTAERLLDHAGEQIAGS is encoded by the coding sequence ATGCGCATCGGTGCTTTCCTCGGCTCCGCCGTTCTAGCCCTGGTCGTCGGTCTCGTGTCGCCTGTGGGCGCGGCGCGGGCGGCGGACGTTCCCGCCGTCGGGGCGAAGACGGCGTACGTGATCGACTCAGCGGGAACGATCCACTACGCCAAGCGTCAGACGCGGCGGGTGCCGGTCGCGAGCCTGGTCAAGGTCATGACCGCGTACGTGGTGCTGCGGGAGGCGCGGCTGAGCGACCGGATCGAGGTGACGGCCGCCGACGTACGGTACGCCGCGAGCAACGGGGCGGCCACGGCGGCACTGGCCAAGGGTGAGCGGCTCACCGTCCGTGACCTGCTCTACGGCCTGATGCTGCCGTCCGGGGCTGACGCGGCCAACGCCCTGGCCCGCAGGTACGGGCCCGGCAAGGCGGCGTTCGTGGCCAAGATGAACGCCACCGCCCGGCGCCTCGGCCTGAACGACACCAACTACACCAACGCCGACGGCATGCCGTCGCCGGCGGGTTCCTACTCCACGGCCTTCGACCAGGTGAAGCTGGCCAAGGTCGCCCTCGACAACTCGACGTTCCGGACGGTCGTCTCGCGCGAGGTGCACAAGGTGGCCAAGTCGTCCATGCAGCGCGCGCACACCTGGCGCAACACCAACAAGCTGCTGCAGAGCGCCGACGGCGTGCTGGGCGTCAAGACCGGTTACACGAACGCGGCGGGCTTCTGCCTGCTCTTCGCGGGTGAGCGTGGCGGCAGGCGGGTGATCGGCGTGCTCCTCGGCGACCAGGACGCGCGCCGCTTCAGCACGGCCGAGCGGCTGCTGGACCACGCGGGTGAGCAGATAGCCGGCAGCTGA
- a CDS encoding winged helix-turn-helix transcriptional regulator: MEDGTSKSLGYCRDTGDYDVLQWDTREDCEVRQILDRVADKWSLQVIALLDRRSLRFTELRRMIDGVSQRMLTRTLRHLERDGLVSRTVHATVPPRVDYELTALGATLHDTISALVAWTESHQKEIAAARAAYDVRIAAEEQAARDEADRKAAVARQALGELARR; the protein is encoded by the coding sequence ATGGAAGACGGCACTTCAAAGTCCCTCGGTTACTGCAGGGATACCGGCGACTACGACGTCCTGCAGTGGGACACGCGCGAGGACTGCGAGGTCCGGCAGATCCTCGACCGCGTCGCCGACAAGTGGTCGCTGCAGGTCATCGCCCTGCTCGACCGGCGCAGCCTGCGCTTCACCGAGCTGCGGCGGATGATCGACGGGGTGAGCCAGCGCATGCTCACCCGGACGCTGCGTCACCTCGAACGTGACGGGCTGGTGAGCCGCACCGTGCACGCGACCGTGCCGCCCCGGGTGGACTACGAGCTCACGGCCCTGGGTGCGACCCTGCACGACACCATCAGCGCCCTGGTCGCCTGGACCGAGAGCCACCAGAAGGAGATCGCCGCGGCCCGGGCGGCCTACGACGTCCGGATCGCGGCCGAGGAGCAGGCCGCGAGGGACGAGGCGGACAGGAAGGCGGCCGTCGCCCGCCAGGCGCTCGGAGAGCTCGCCCGTCGCTGA
- a CDS encoding MFS transporter: MSATTARMDARAWGVLLVLAGAVFLEGIDVAMLNVALPAIRADLGLSTGTLSGVVSAYVLGYGGFMLLGGRAADLLGRRRMFLFWLAVFLVFSGLGGLASEGWMLLVARFVTGVAAAFMAPAGLALITGNFPEGPQRTKALGVYAGTAAGGFSLGLVVGGLLTAIGWRWVFFAPVVLSAVILVAALVLLRDADSPERQAGGFDLPGALSVTGAMLLLAYGVVRLEHPGDGTALTLGVFAAGAALLGIFVLVERRSANPLVRLGILRSGPLVRANLGALLFLGSFAGFQFLATLYLQELRGWSALQTGVAMLVIGMDTILAPTLTPRLVSRFGNVPVLLGGLVVAGVGYALFLPFDLDWTYAAMLPTMVLLGIAFSLTYGPLTMAATDGVAESEQGLAGGLLYTSFQFGTALGLSAVTAVSVAALGGATAPEARLEALRTALAVPVAAAVAAVLITAYGLLRGARGRHVPEPATGDVRASA, encoded by the coding sequence ATGTCCGCAACCACTGCCCGGATGGACGCGCGCGCCTGGGGTGTGCTGCTCGTCCTGGCCGGCGCGGTCTTCCTGGAGGGGATCGACGTCGCGATGCTGAACGTGGCGCTGCCCGCGATCCGCGCCGACCTGGGCCTGTCGACCGGGACGCTCAGCGGGGTGGTCAGCGCCTACGTGCTCGGCTACGGGGGGTTCATGCTGCTCGGTGGCCGAGCCGCCGACCTGCTGGGCCGCCGTCGGATGTTCCTGTTCTGGCTGGCCGTCTTCCTGGTGTTCTCCGGCCTGGGCGGCCTGGCGAGCGAGGGGTGGATGCTGCTGGTCGCCCGGTTCGTCACCGGTGTCGCCGCCGCGTTCATGGCGCCCGCGGGCCTGGCGTTGATCACCGGGAACTTCCCCGAGGGCCCGCAGCGCACCAAGGCGCTCGGCGTCTACGCCGGCACGGCGGCGGGCGGCTTCTCGCTCGGGCTGGTCGTCGGCGGCCTGCTGACCGCGATCGGCTGGCGCTGGGTGTTCTTCGCACCCGTGGTGCTGTCGGCCGTGATCCTGGTGGCGGCCCTGGTGCTGCTCAGGGACGCCGACTCGCCCGAGCGGCAGGCCGGCGGCTTCGACCTGCCCGGCGCCCTCAGCGTCACCGGGGCGATGCTGCTGCTGGCGTACGGCGTGGTACGCCTGGAGCACCCCGGCGACGGCACGGCTCTGACCCTGGGCGTCTTCGCCGCCGGCGCGGCGCTGCTGGGGATCTTCGTGCTGGTGGAGCGCCGGTCGGCGAACCCGCTGGTGCGGCTGGGCATCCTGCGCTCCGGGCCGCTCGTCCGGGCCAACCTCGGGGCGCTGCTCTTCCTCGGGTCGTTCGCCGGGTTCCAGTTCCTGGCGACGCTGTACCTGCAGGAGCTGCGCGGGTGGAGCGCCCTGCAGACGGGCGTGGCCATGCTGGTCATCGGCATGGACACCATCCTCGCGCCGACGCTCACGCCGCGCCTGGTCAGCCGGTTCGGCAACGTGCCCGTACTGCTGGGCGGGCTCGTGGTGGCCGGCGTCGGCTATGCCCTGTTCCTGCCGTTCGATCTGGACTGGACCTACGCGGCGATGCTGCCGACCATGGTGCTGCTCGGCATCGCCTTCTCGCTGACGTACGGCCCGCTGACCATGGCGGCCACCGACGGCGTCGCCGAATCCGAGCAGGGCCTGGCCGGCGGCCTGCTCTACACCTCCTTCCAGTTCGGCACGGCACTCGGGCTGTCGGCGGTGACGGCGGTGAGCGTGGCCGCCCTCGGCGGCGCCACGGCGCCGGAGGCGAGGCTGGAGGCGCTGCGCACCGCCCTGGCCGTGCCCGTCGCCGCCGCGGTGGCGGCCGTCCTGATCACCGCGTACGGCCTGCTCCGCGGGGCGCGCGGCCGGCACGTGCCCGAGCCCGCGACCGGCGACGTCCGCGCCTCGGCCTGA